A window from Fragaria vesca subsp. vesca linkage group LG5, FraVesHawaii_1.0, whole genome shotgun sequence encodes these proteins:
- the LOC101313309 gene encoding uncharacterized protein LOC101313309 codes for METQLVELCLNSACESRDSVEKWRRQRRSLEHLPSQLADSLLRRLISRRLIFPSLLEVFKNSAEEIDLRGDTNVDAEWFAYIGAFKHLRSLNVSDCRRLTSSALWALAGMESLWELDLSRCPKVNDGGIRHLLSVTSLEKLCISETGVSAKGVMLLSTLGNLCVLNLGGLPVTDQALSSLQVLNKLQYLDLWGSKISDKGAALLHMFPRLTFLNLAWTSVTKLPNLLTLECLNMSHCTINSLLEGDNGKAPLVKLTVSGATFGEEVANFHYIETTILTFLDLSKSTIQDFSFLSHLNALKHLDLSSTAIGDDSLELVACIGVNLKHLNLNKTKVSSAGVGNLSGHVPNLEVFSISHTSVDDVAISYIGMMPSVKDVDLSNTNIKGVIYQAEHVPEPEHVPEHEHELESEPELEPDSVLSLSALQSLRHLERLNLADTQVMDAALYPLTSFLELRHLSLKNASLTDFSLNYVSSISKLTNVCINDGVLTNSGLISFKPPATLRMMDLRGCWLLTVDAITSFSKTHPQIEVWHDLIHISPPDLTIFSAAPSSRSTLKTSQVKKEKHESIPMLECFLDQRLKYSREELLSMRFSSVSLAAPIDRDIGICNTQLG; via the exons ATGGAGACCCAACTGGTGGAGCTTTGCTTAAACTCCGCGTGTGAAAGCAGAGACAGCGTCGAGAAATGGCGGCGGCAGCGGCGGAGTCTAGAGCACTTACCTTCTCAGCTCGCCGACTCTCTCCTCCGTCGCCTCATCTCTCGCCGCCTCATCTTCCCCTCTTTGCTCGA GGTGTTCAAAAACAGTGCTGAGGAGATTGATCTGAGAGGCGACACCAACGTTGACGCTGAGTGGTTTGCATACATTGGAGCATTTAAACACTTGCGGAGTTTGAATGTCTCTGACTGCCGTAGACTCACAAGCTCAGCTCTTTGGGCTTTAGCAG GGATGGAGAGTTTATGGGAGCTGGATCTTTCGAGATGTCCCAAGGTTAATGATGGTGGCATTAGACATCTTTTATCTGTGACAAGTTTGGAGAAGTTGTGTATTTCGGAGACGGGTGTGTCTGCTAAAGGGGTTATGCTTCTCTCTACGCTTGGAAACTTGTGTGTTCTCAACTTGGGTGGTTTGCCTGTCACTGATCAAGCACTGAGTTCTCTCCAG GTACTTAATAAACTCCAGTACCTTGACCTTTGGGGGAGTAAGATATCTGACAAGGGTGCTGCTCTACTTCATATGTTCCCTAGGTTGACTTTCCTCAATCTAGCTTGGACAAGCGTCACGAAGTTGCCAAATCTGTTAACCCTTGAATGCTTAAACATGAGTCACTGTACAATAAATTCTCTACTTGAAGGAGATAATGGTAAAGCTCCTTTAGTCAAGCTTACTGTTTCTGGAGCTACATTTGGAGAAGAGGTTGCTAATTTCCATTATATAGAAACAACCATATTAACCTTTTTGGATCTGTCCAAGTCTACGATTCAAGACTTCAGCTTCTTATCTCATCTAAATGCGCTGAAACACTTGGATCTCAGCTCAACCGCCATAGGGGATGATTCACTTGAACTTGTTGCATGTATTGGAGTGAATTTGAAACATCTAAATCTTAACAAAACCAAAGTAAGCTCTGCAGGAGTTGGAAATTTATCAGGGCATGTACCTAATCTTGAGGTGTTTTCTATATCTCATACATCAGTAGATGATGTTGCCATATCTTACATTGGGATGATGCCTTCTGTGAAGGATGTTGACTTGAGCAATACCAACATTAAAG GTGTCATTTACCAAGCGGAGCATGTACCTGAGCCTGAGCATGTACCTGAGCATGAGCATGAGCTTGAGTCTGAGCCTGAGCTTGAGCCAGATTCAGTCCTCTCACTGTCAGCACTTCAAAGTCTCAGGCATCTGGAAAGGTTGAATTTGGCAGATACACAAGTTATGGATGCAGCTCTATACCCTTTAACAAGCTTTCTGGAGTTAAGGCATTTATCTCTTAAAAACGCTTCTCTTACTGACTTCTCCCTTAACTATGTGTCATCCATATCAAAGCTGACAAATGTCTGCATTAATGATGGTGTTCTGACAAATTCTGGGCTCATTTCATTCAAACCCCCAGCAACTCTAAGAATGATGGACCTGAGGGGTTGTTGGCTCTTAACTGTGGATGCTATCACATCCTTTTCTAAAACTCACCCCCAGATTGAAGTATGGCATGATCTTATTCACATCTCACCACCAGACCTGACTATTTTTAGTGCTGCACCTTCTTCAAGATCAACTTTGAAGACTTCACAAGTGAAGAAGGAGAAGCATGAAAGTATTCCCATGTTGGAATGTTTTTTAG ATCAAAGATTGAAGTATAGCAGAGAAGAGCTTCTTTCTATGCGGTTCTCGTCTGTTTCCCTTGCAGCTCCTATTGATAGAGACATTGGAATATGCAACACACAATTGGGTTAA